A stretch of DNA from Nitrospirae bacterium CG2_30_53_67:
TTCAAACTGGTCTGCCTATCTTAGAGAAAAGGAAGATCAACATCTGATTGATGCGATTCATCTGAATACGAGAACGGGTCGGCCCTGCGGAGACAACCGGTTGATATTGCGACTTGACCTGTCTGCGTGCGGACACGCACAGGCAGGAAAGATGCTTGGCAGAAGGTTGCAGGCAATGCCGAGGGGGAGACCTCGGAAGAGAAAGCAATAAATGGGCGCTGTCCCTATTTTCCTAAAAAAGGTTCACGATGTTATGATATTCCTGAGCATTAAGAATCGGTTCACGATGTTATGATAGCAATTACTTAGATACTAAAGACGATATGTTTTTGCTATGTTTTTTATTCACTTCCGGGAACGTAAGGTTCTAATGTCTTTAGCAGTGCGGGATCCACCTGGAATCCGAGCGCCAGGGCCCTGCCGCAATGCTCTACGGCTGGGCGGAACTCCTTCTTGTGGTAATAGGCCACCCCAAGGTAATTTTCCGCCAGCCCCAGCTCCGGGTTCAACTCGAGGGCCTTTACGCTTGCGGTGATGACGCCGTTATAATCCTCCTTCTTCAGGTAAGCCAGGGCAAGCTTCAGACAGGCGTCCGATGACCGGGGATCGATCTCCATGGCCTTCTTGCATGCCTCGATCCCTTCATCGAGTCTCCCCTGCTGGATATAGATGAAACCGAGATTGCTGTATGCCGGGGCAAAGCCCGGTTCGATGGCAATGGCCCTTTGGATCCAAGCGAGGCTTTGTTCAGGGCCGCCGGTGTGCAGATAAATCCCGGCCAGGTTGAGGTAGGCCTGGACCAAGCCGGGTTTGAGCCCAATGGCTTTGTTGTAGGCATCGATGGCCTCATTCAGATGGTGAAACTGGGTATGGACCAGTCCCAAGTTGTAATAGACCTCGGCCGCGTTGGGGTAGAACTGAAGGTATTGTTTATAATTGTTCAGGATCCGCTGGTATTCCAGGTCATCCTCTGCGGGTTCTCCCTGTTCCTGGTTCATATATCTTCCTTTCCGAGATCGGTTGTCTTGGCCCATCAAAACATATCGAATTTTTTCTGTCAAGCTTATTAAAGGCCGGAAGGCTGATCAAAAACACGTCCACAAACGGACGCTTTAAATGGGAGAGGCGGCGAACAAGGAAAAACTCGTTGTGCAGAAGATTTAGTGTTGTTCGTCTTGGAATGTCTGGGGATGCGCCGTTTCGTCAGGGGGTGCGTCGGGGATCTCTTCCATCCGGATCTTGAAGGAGATCGCAAAGTCAATCTCCCGGCTGCCGGCATAGATCCTGTGGATATGGAAGGATAACTCCTTGGACTTTATTTTCGGCTCATCCGGCCTCCTGAAGAGGAGAAGGCCCAGCGCATGCTCGCCTGGGCCGAGGGTCTGGTAGCTCCGGAAGAGCATCTTGCGGATATTTTCCAACTGTCCCGCCCCTTTCTCTGAATCGTAGAGGTCCTGGTAAAGATCGTCATATTCAATCGTGAAAAGAGGGGCGCCCGCGTCGGTCAGGGAAAAGCTTGACGAAGGGTTGAAGGTGATCGAGGAGTCGGAACGATTCTCGATCAGGAGATAAAAGGCGATCGGCATTCCGGCCTCGTCATAGATCCCCTCAAAGGGATTTTTGAAATCCCACTCCCGGTTCAGGGAAGAAGGTGCCGTCAAGTCTTGGCAGCTCACGGGCCGGACCGCTCCCCAGATCCCCTCTTTCTCGAAATTTACCGCATTGCCGGGAGGGGAAATCTCCTGTCCCATCCTGACATCCGGGGTGATCGAGATTTTGTACAGGCTCTTGGCGGTCTTGCAGGCGGGAAAATAAAGGCAGAGTACAAGGATCAGAATGATCCGCATCAGTGGCATGATGGGGTCTCCATGGGAATCTAAGACTTCCCGAGCGTGATGATGCTGGTATGGGTTTATTATAATCTACATCAGGGTAAATAAAAAACCCCGGAAGATTCTTTCCCGGGGTCTTTTTGTCATGATACGGGAGTTTCTGTAATTATTTGCCCATCCTTCTCATGTAACCGGCCGCTGCCAGAAGCGAGATGCCAAGGAGAACCATGGTTCCCGGTTCGGGAATGGGTGGGTTGTACTCGGCATCATGGGAGAACGGGGCAAACTTGTCGATGACATCGTTCTTTAGAGTGTACAAATCGAAATGCACAAAATTGAATCCTGAGATATCGATATAGAAATCCTTCCAGTATCCGCTCTTGGTTCCGGCTGCCGCACCGGGCTGGGTGTCGAATATGTCGGCCGCATTCGCGGGAGTGAAATCAAAAATGTACTCGGCAAAGTAGGTGGGGAAAATATCGTGCGGAGCCAGGTCACCACCCCCTCCGTCGGGATTGAGAGCGCTGATCGGTGGAATCCCGTACACATAATTAGAACTGCTGATGCCGGATCCATTGATGCTGACGGTTCCGCTGGAAGGAGAGACCCCATCGGTAAGTGCGATCGAAAGTCTGACTCCTGATAACGTGCCCTCGCTAAGAGCAGAAAGTGTGAAGGTATTTGAAGATGCAACCCAGATTTCTGTTGATGAATCCCAGGAAACGCCCGGCTGTGACGGATCGATATAAAGTTGCAATGTGGGGTAGGCCGAAGCAATGCCTGCACTTAAAAGCAGGGTTATAAAACACGCTGCGATGATGGTTCTCATGTTTTTCATGACGACTTAAACCTCCTTGAACTTGCTCTTATCTGCATATATTTGTTAAAAACTTGCTATATTCCTGATATTTTATCAGCAATATTTGTGCCAAGCGTATAACCTGTTGATATTGTAGAGATCATGCCAATGTTTTAAGGAGCCAAGATGCTTGACCTCGTAAAACTATAAAGATTTCCGACACCCGGCAATCGGGATTGGGGCTGTTTTCCAAGAGTATTCAATAAAAACAATCGGTTAGATATGTAAAGGTTTCCTACAGTCTAAAAGTAACCGGGAATGCACTACAAATTGTGATGGGTAAGCTGAATGATACCCATATGTGGTTGCCTGGTCCGGTCACAGGAGCGCCCGGTTTTATTATTTTGACACGGTTTCAGGTATTTGGTATTGTACATCACGTTCATGAGCAGAATCGTATCCTTGTCAAAGCGATCCTATGAAAAGTAACATCACTGAAATCAATAAATCTTCCATAAAGGACCGGCTGATCGTCGCCCTGGACATGGACAGTCCGGAAGGGGCGATAGCGCTGGTCATGGCGCTGAAGAAATCTGTGAGCACGTTTAAAGTCGGGAGCCGGCTCTTCACCAAGGCCGGTCCCGGCATCGTGCAGAAGATCCATGACCTGGGCGGGCGGGTTTTTCTCGATCTGAAGTATCACGATATCCCAAGCACCGTGGGCAAGGCCGGCATCGAAGCGGCCCGGCTCGGTGTCTTCATGTTCAATGTCCATGTCGCAGGCGGCGGGACCATGATGAGGCGGTGTGTGGAGATGGTGAGCGACACCTGCGAGAGGGAAGGTTTACCGCGGCCCTTGATCCTTGGGGTGACCCTGCTCACCAGTATCTGTGAAGAGACCCTGCGGGACGATATCGGAGTCAGCCGCAGCATTCCGGAGCAGGTCGTTCATTTTGCAAGGCTTGCGCAGGAGA
This window harbors:
- a CDS encoding orotidine 5'-phosphate decarboxylase; translated protein: MKSNITEINKSSIKDRLIVALDMDSPEGAIALVMALKKSVSTFKVGSRLFTKAGPGIVQKIHDLGGRVFLDLKYHDIPSTVGKAGIEAARLGVFMFNVHVAGGGTMMRRCVEMVSDTCEREGLPRPLILGVTLLTSICEETLRDDIGVSRSIPEQVVHFARLAQEKGLNGVVASAHEIQEIRKACGRDFLIVTPGIRPSGTAADDQSRIAAPAWAMEQGADYLVVGRPITEAPDPLKAAHEILYEMHKVRGESYS